The following proteins are co-located in the Bradysia coprophila strain Holo2 chromosome X unlocalized genomic scaffold, BU_Bcop_v1 contig_130, whole genome shotgun sequence genome:
- the LOC119067879 gene encoding serine/threonine-protein kinase greatwall isoform X1: MEQQISTQEPQHNSSIDVKLNNLEKLTLTSSSKAPCISEFGIIKPISRGAFGKVYLAYKLTDKNKLYAVKQMKKSEMINKNMVSQVITERNALALSRSPFCVTLFYSLQSLSNVYLVMEYMVGGDLKSLLTVSGFFDEEAARFYCAEITLALQYLHSHGIVHRDIKPDNMLLSATGHVKLTDFGLSKIDLSRDLEISDLVNCSPSIQSTRTPGQLLSLTSHLSFGSTEKRPGNAKTSNLMRAMRQKSPESDLDRSQEPTSRDDSNISGVSLFQSAEDITASFLHRSSVAAIESSSSYSTCNTHFGDKTSSCSSISSNMAVMSSKNVAGRKSFDDMRKNMLSQHLLRLDDKAHISVDDYHQKLSFDSGYMKSSKDYDSVVSNVSSRKYDISSQIHCELSAIEVEVSTHGDSGAVESSRSNDTSHTHSLSDSNSNNVQSPLTNGGNHFKQPNGLESIKHKRKRQFLNDEVMYQDNSSTGLTQEIEIMEIGSSTPKKPKMKSPLKSVLKYPTSIFDEEVPGRRHLNVAGVIFSTPVSSQKTSRGGLLKLKQKTRFILPSEEMKKKIEDEPAMSPINAHTESGTPKNSQTPFRTPKSVRRAEPATERILGTPDYLSPELLLGRGHGPEVDWWALGVCLYEFMTGIPPFNDETPQKVFENILNRNIEWPQDDEALSDEAVAAVELFLTTDPKLRPTAKEVHQMKFFESMDWDNLESVTPPFIPNPENPTDTGYFEARNTLQHLKLSNIDAEDWK; the protein is encoded by the exons ATGGAGCAACAAATTTCGACACAAGAGCCACAACACAATTCCAGCATCGATgtgaaattaaataatttggaaaaattaacaTTAACATCATCGTCAAAG GCACCGTGCATTAGTGAATTTGGAATAATTAAGCCAATTAGCAGAGGTGCTTTCGGAAAGGTTTATCTGGCATATAAATTGACTGATAAGAACAAGCTGTATGCTGTCAAG CAAATGAAAAAGTCGGAgatgataaacaaaaacatggTGTCTCAAGTGATCACCGAAAGAAATGCCCTGGCACTGTCACGAAGTCCGTTCTGTGTGACATTGTTTTATTCACTGCAATCACTTTCGAACGTGTATTTG GTCATGGAGTACATGGTCGGCGGTGACTTGAAATCATTGTTAACTGTGTCCGGTTTTTTCGACGAAGAAGCGGCTCGATTCTACTGCGCAGAAATCACCCTAGCCTTACAGTATCTCCACAGTCATGGCATCGTTCATCGCGACATCAAGCCTGATAATATGCTACTGTCGGCTACCGGTCATGTTAAACTCACCGATTTCGGATTGAGTAAAATTGACTTGAGCAGAGATCTGGAAATATCGGATCTAGTCAATTGTTCGCCCAGCATCCAAAGCACTCGGACACCCGGTCAATTGTTGTCGCTGACATCCCATTTGTCGTTCGGATCAACAGAAAAACGGCCAGGAAATGCCAAAACATCGAATTTAATGCGAGCAATGAGACAAA AATCTCCCGAAAGTGATTTGGACCGATCACAAGAACCGACGAGTCGTGACGATAGCAACATATCGGGCGTATCACTATTTCAATCAGCCGAAGATATAACCGCATCGTTTTTGCACCGTTCGTCCGTGGCTGCT ATAGAGTCGTCGTCATCTTATTCCACTTGCAATACCCATTTTGGTGATAAAACATCGAGCTGTAGTTCGATCTCATCGAATATGGCTGTGATGAGTTCTAAGAATGTTGCCGGAAGAAAGAGTTTTGATGAC ATGCGTAAGAACATGCTATCACAGCACTTGCTCAGACTGGACGATAAAGCGCATATTTCCGTGGACGATTATCACCAGAAATTGTCATTCGATAGTGGTTACATG AAAAGCTCAAAGGACTACGATTCGGTCGTGTCAAATGTATCTAGTCGGAAATACGACATCAGCTCACAGATACACTGTGAACTGTCCGCAATCGAAGTGGAAGTTTCAACGCATGGTGACAGTGGTGCCGTTGAATCGTCGAGAAGCAATGATACTAGTCACACACATTCTCTAAGCgattcaaattcaaacaatGTGCAATCGCCACTGACGAATGGCGGCAATCATTTCAAACAGCCAAATGGTTTAGA AAGTATCAAGCACAAACGTAAGCGCCAGTTTCTCAATGACGAGGTCATGTACCAGGATAATTCCAGCACGGGCCTGACACAGGAAATAGAAATAATGGAAATTGGCAGCAGCACGCCGAAGAAGCCAAAGATGAAATCACCGTTAAAAAGTGTACTGAA ATATCCCACGTCCATATTCGATGAAGAGGTGCCTGGCCGACGACATTTAAACGTGGCTGGAGTAATTTTCTCAACACCAGTTTCGTCGCAAAAAACGTCACGAGGAGGACTACTGAAACTTAAACAGAAGACTCGCTTCATTTTACCGTCCGAggaaatgaagaagaaaattgag GATGAACCTGCAATGTCGCCGATAAACGCCCACACTGAAAGTGGCACACCAAAAAACAGTCAAACACCATTTAGAACACCGAAATCAGTTCGGCGTGCTGAGCCGGCAACGGAACGAATTCTGGGCACTCCTGACTACTTGTCGCCGGAATTGCTTTTAGG TCGTGGCCATGGACCCGAAGTAGACTGGTGGGCGCTCGGTGTTTGTCTCTACGAATTTATGACTGGAATACCTCCGTTTAACGATGAAACACCACAgaaagttttcgaaaatattttaaatagaa ATATTGAATGGCCACAAGATGACGAAGCATTATCTGACGAAGCTGTCGCAGCtgtcgaattatttttaactaCAGATCCTAAGCTACGTCCCACTGCCAAAGAAGttcatcaaatgaaattttttgaatccATGGATTGGGACAACTTGGAATCAGTGACTCCTCCGTTTATACCGAATCCGGAAAATCCAACTGATACCGGGTATTTTGAAG CTCGAAATACACTGCAACATTTGAAACTATCCAACATAGATGCAGAAGATTGGAAGTGA
- the LOC119067879 gene encoding serine/threonine-protein kinase greatwall isoform X2: MEQQISTQEPQHNSSIDVKLNNLEKLTLTSSSKAPCISEFGIIKPISRGAFGKVYLAYKLTDKNKLYAVKQMKKSEMINKNMVSQVITERNALALSRSPFCVTLFYSLQSLSNVYLVMEYMVGGDLKSLLTVSGFFDEEAARFYCAEITLALQYLHSHGIVHRDIKPDNMLLSATGHVKLTDFGLSKIDLSRDLEISDLVNCSPSIQSTRTPGQLLSLTSHLSFGSTEKRPGNAKTSNLMRAMRQKSPESDLDRSQEPTSRDDSNISGVSLFQSAEDITASFLHRSSVAAMRKNMLSQHLLRLDDKAHISVDDYHQKLSFDSGYMKSSKDYDSVVSNVSSRKYDISSQIHCELSAIEVEVSTHGDSGAVESSRSNDTSHTHSLSDSNSNNVQSPLTNGGNHFKQPNGLESIKHKRKRQFLNDEVMYQDNSSTGLTQEIEIMEIGSSTPKKPKMKSPLKSVLKYPTSIFDEEVPGRRHLNVAGVIFSTPVSSQKTSRGGLLKLKQKTRFILPSEEMKKKIEDEPAMSPINAHTESGTPKNSQTPFRTPKSVRRAEPATERILGTPDYLSPELLLGRGHGPEVDWWALGVCLYEFMTGIPPFNDETPQKVFENILNRNIEWPQDDEALSDEAVAAVELFLTTDPKLRPTAKEVHQMKFFESMDWDNLESVTPPFIPNPENPTDTGYFEARNTLQHLKLSNIDAEDWK; this comes from the exons ATGGAGCAACAAATTTCGACACAAGAGCCACAACACAATTCCAGCATCGATgtgaaattaaataatttggaaaaattaacaTTAACATCATCGTCAAAG GCACCGTGCATTAGTGAATTTGGAATAATTAAGCCAATTAGCAGAGGTGCTTTCGGAAAGGTTTATCTGGCATATAAATTGACTGATAAGAACAAGCTGTATGCTGTCAAG CAAATGAAAAAGTCGGAgatgataaacaaaaacatggTGTCTCAAGTGATCACCGAAAGAAATGCCCTGGCACTGTCACGAAGTCCGTTCTGTGTGACATTGTTTTATTCACTGCAATCACTTTCGAACGTGTATTTG GTCATGGAGTACATGGTCGGCGGTGACTTGAAATCATTGTTAACTGTGTCCGGTTTTTTCGACGAAGAAGCGGCTCGATTCTACTGCGCAGAAATCACCCTAGCCTTACAGTATCTCCACAGTCATGGCATCGTTCATCGCGACATCAAGCCTGATAATATGCTACTGTCGGCTACCGGTCATGTTAAACTCACCGATTTCGGATTGAGTAAAATTGACTTGAGCAGAGATCTGGAAATATCGGATCTAGTCAATTGTTCGCCCAGCATCCAAAGCACTCGGACACCCGGTCAATTGTTGTCGCTGACATCCCATTTGTCGTTCGGATCAACAGAAAAACGGCCAGGAAATGCCAAAACATCGAATTTAATGCGAGCAATGAGACAAA AATCTCCCGAAAGTGATTTGGACCGATCACAAGAACCGACGAGTCGTGACGATAGCAACATATCGGGCGTATCACTATTTCAATCAGCCGAAGATATAACCGCATCGTTTTTGCACCGTTCGTCCGTGGCTGCT ATGCGTAAGAACATGCTATCACAGCACTTGCTCAGACTGGACGATAAAGCGCATATTTCCGTGGACGATTATCACCAGAAATTGTCATTCGATAGTGGTTACATG AAAAGCTCAAAGGACTACGATTCGGTCGTGTCAAATGTATCTAGTCGGAAATACGACATCAGCTCACAGATACACTGTGAACTGTCCGCAATCGAAGTGGAAGTTTCAACGCATGGTGACAGTGGTGCCGTTGAATCGTCGAGAAGCAATGATACTAGTCACACACATTCTCTAAGCgattcaaattcaaacaatGTGCAATCGCCACTGACGAATGGCGGCAATCATTTCAAACAGCCAAATGGTTTAGA AAGTATCAAGCACAAACGTAAGCGCCAGTTTCTCAATGACGAGGTCATGTACCAGGATAATTCCAGCACGGGCCTGACACAGGAAATAGAAATAATGGAAATTGGCAGCAGCACGCCGAAGAAGCCAAAGATGAAATCACCGTTAAAAAGTGTACTGAA ATATCCCACGTCCATATTCGATGAAGAGGTGCCTGGCCGACGACATTTAAACGTGGCTGGAGTAATTTTCTCAACACCAGTTTCGTCGCAAAAAACGTCACGAGGAGGACTACTGAAACTTAAACAGAAGACTCGCTTCATTTTACCGTCCGAggaaatgaagaagaaaattgag GATGAACCTGCAATGTCGCCGATAAACGCCCACACTGAAAGTGGCACACCAAAAAACAGTCAAACACCATTTAGAACACCGAAATCAGTTCGGCGTGCTGAGCCGGCAACGGAACGAATTCTGGGCACTCCTGACTACTTGTCGCCGGAATTGCTTTTAGG TCGTGGCCATGGACCCGAAGTAGACTGGTGGGCGCTCGGTGTTTGTCTCTACGAATTTATGACTGGAATACCTCCGTTTAACGATGAAACACCACAgaaagttttcgaaaatattttaaatagaa ATATTGAATGGCCACAAGATGACGAAGCATTATCTGACGAAGCTGTCGCAGCtgtcgaattatttttaactaCAGATCCTAAGCTACGTCCCACTGCCAAAGAAGttcatcaaatgaaattttttgaatccATGGATTGGGACAACTTGGAATCAGTGACTCCTCCGTTTATACCGAATCCGGAAAATCCAACTGATACCGGGTATTTTGAAG CTCGAAATACACTGCAACATTTGAAACTATCCAACATAGATGCAGAAGATTGGAAGTGA
- the LOC119067892 gene encoding uncharacterized protein LOC119067892 isoform X1, with translation MQPLKRFTQCGSLTMLFLVFIVLFGVSSTALTTFGKASPNVPPAAPTPPPAKGRECSSHNDCGSLQQTSCVRDLDDDKLRCLCGDNKAPINGQCTPSQKALRHMCTETSQCDEDLICIPDNSTKTTSFNRNSNSNFPQPQVKLCLCDDAKGLVEDVKDNRCNGGIQLVTGIFIPLTSLLVGSILAKNRFH, from the exons ATGCAGCCTTTAAAACGATTCACACAATGCGGGAGCCTTACAAtgttgtttttagtttttattgttcTATTTGGAGTTAGTTCAACAGCTTTAACAACATTCGGCAAAGCCAGTCCAAATGTACCACCTGCGGCTCCGACTCCACCCCCAG CTAAGGGACGAGAATGCAGCTCACATAACGACTGTGGTTCACTTCAACAGACGAGTTGTGTAAGGGACTTGGACGACGATAAACTGCGGTGCCTGTGTGGCGATAATAAAGCCCCAATCAATGGACAGTGTACACCAAGTCAAAAAG CACTTCGTCACATGTGTACGGAAACCAGCCAATGTGATGAGGATCTGATATGCATTCCGGACAATTCTACAAAAACGACTTCATTCAATCGAAATTCGAACTCCAATTTTCCACAACCACAAGTCAAACTTTGCTTGTGCGACGATGCTAAGGGTCTTGTGGAAGATGTCAAAGACAACCGTTGTAACG GTGGTATTCAGTTAGTGACTGGCATATTCATTCCACTGACATCATTACTTGTTGGATCAATTTTggcaaaaaatcgttttcattAA
- the LOC119067892 gene encoding uncharacterized protein LOC119067892 isoform X2 → MYVFSRVNYAQKLNLLKSKGRECSSHNDCGSLQQTSCVRDLDDDKLRCLCGDNKAPINGQCTPSQKALRHMCTETSQCDEDLICIPDNSTKTTSFNRNSNSNFPQPQVKLCLCDDAKGLVEDVKDNRCNGGIQLVTGIFIPLTSLLVGSILAKNRFH, encoded by the exons ATGTATGTTTTCAGTCGTGTAAACTATGCTCAGAAATTGAATCTTTTAAAAT CTAAGGGACGAGAATGCAGCTCACATAACGACTGTGGTTCACTTCAACAGACGAGTTGTGTAAGGGACTTGGACGACGATAAACTGCGGTGCCTGTGTGGCGATAATAAAGCCCCAATCAATGGACAGTGTACACCAAGTCAAAAAG CACTTCGTCACATGTGTACGGAAACCAGCCAATGTGATGAGGATCTGATATGCATTCCGGACAATTCTACAAAAACGACTTCATTCAATCGAAATTCGAACTCCAATTTTCCACAACCACAAGTCAAACTTTGCTTGTGCGACGATGCTAAGGGTCTTGTGGAAGATGTCAAAGACAACCGTTGTAACG GTGGTATTCAGTTAGTGACTGGCATATTCATTCCACTGACATCATTACTTGTTGGATCAATTTTggcaaaaaatcgttttcattAA